From Bacteroides sp., the proteins below share one genomic window:
- a CDS encoding 23S rRNA (pseudouridine(1915)-N(3))-methyltransferase RlmH has protein sequence MKITLLAIGKTDEPYLREGIENYRKRLVHYTSFELIETQLPKKHQALPPALLKQKEAEIILTHIEKADFSVLLDERGKTFSSVEFAGFLQQRLNHSVKNLLFVIGGAWGFDDVVYQKASMKLSLSAMTFSHQMTRLFFTEQLYRAFTILRNESYHNE, from the coding sequence ATGAAGATCACCTTGCTTGCCATAGGCAAAACCGATGAGCCTTATCTCCGTGAAGGCATTGAAAACTACAGAAAACGGCTGGTTCATTATACCAGTTTTGAGCTTATAGAAACCCAGCTGCCCAAAAAGCACCAGGCTCTTCCCCCTGCCCTTCTGAAACAAAAAGAAGCCGAAATCATTTTAACACACATCGAAAAGGCTGATTTTTCCGTATTGCTCGATGAAAGGGGAAAAACTTTTTCTTCCGTTGAATTTGCCGGATTTCTGCAACAACGACTCAACCATTCTGTGAAGAACCTGTTGTTTGTCATTGGGGGCGCCTGGGGCTTTGACGATGTTGTGTATCAAAAAGCCAGCATGAAACTTTCGCTTTCAGCCATGACTTTTTCTCACCAGATGACCCGCCTTTTCTTTACAGAACAGCTTTACAGGGCGTTTACCATACTTCGCAACGAATCATACCACAACGAATAA
- a CDS encoding DUF4783 domain-containing protein, with protein MIRRLITRILLYVMFVLPVLPAFGQTDAMAREISQAIRQGNAREMSKYFGQNVDLTLPGSEGTFSKSQAEVILRNFFSKNAPKELSVNHQGNSRDGSVYVIGTLQTRNGQTFRTYFLLKKVSDTFRLHQVQFEPQ; from the coding sequence ATGATCAGAAGGTTAATAACCCGCATTCTCCTGTATGTTATGTTCGTGCTGCCTGTATTGCCGGCCTTTGGACAGACGGACGCCATGGCCCGTGAGATCTCGCAGGCCATTCGGCAGGGCAATGCCCGCGAAATGTCGAAATATTTTGGACAAAATGTGGACCTGACCCTGCCGGGCAGTGAGGGTACATTCAGCAAATCGCAGGCAGAAGTAATCCTGAGGAATTTTTTCTCGAAAAACGCTCCCAAGGAACTTTCGGTGAATCACCAGGGTAATTCACGCGATGGCTCGGTTTATGTTATCGGCACCCTTCAAACCCGTAACGGGCAAACTTTCAGGACCTATTTCCTGCTGAAAAAAGTGTCCGACACATTCAGGCTGCATCAGGTTCAGTTTGAACCACAATAA
- a CDS encoding SLC13 family permease, producing MFSLEMAIVLVVLVGAVILFASERFPVDVVAIIAMSVLVLSGVISPEEGVSGFSNSATITVAAMFIISAALFKSGAVVGIGNKMAKLFQYNFWLGILLLMVTVASISAFINNTPVVAIFIPILAGAAATSNHSLGKMLMPLSYASMFGGLCTLVGTSTNILVSGVAADHGLEPFAMFEMAKMGLVLMAAGVVYMMTVGIRLIPDRGNSEGLVKKFGMGDYLTEIVLLHNAPSAGKSISESPLVKSLEIDILEVNKNGQHFIMPSGDMLLEEGDILKVRCDVSKIKALKERQGIALKSDFKFSEKKMRGGEGEKEEEKLILVEAVIAPNSHFEGKTVKELGFRQRYGATVLAIRHRGEIMRDKVATTVLRSGDTLLIEVDHERLPNLQQLQLRGRNTFLIVSEVGFPEFRKDKIYTVIFTLAAIIALASFNILPIMVAALIGSMFLVVTNCISMEEAYTAIDWKVIFLLAGAMSLGVALDNSGAAMLISDLLINLVGGWGPTAVLSILFLVTTLLTSAMSNNASAVLLAPIAIATAVSLNVDPRPMLMAITFAASSSFMTPVGYQTNTMIYGAGRYKFTDFIRVGTPLNLIFWFLATWLIPVFFPF from the coding sequence ATGTTTTCACTTGAGATGGCAATTGTATTGGTAGTGCTTGTGGGAGCAGTTATACTGTTTGCCAGCGAGCGTTTCCCCGTTGATGTAGTTGCCATTATTGCCATGTCTGTCCTGGTCTTGTCGGGGGTTATCAGTCCTGAAGAAGGGGTATCTGGTTTCAGCAATTCAGCTACGATTACGGTTGCAGCGATGTTTATCATCAGTGCGGCATTGTTTAAATCTGGGGCTGTGGTTGGGATCGGCAACAAAATGGCGAAACTGTTTCAGTACAATTTCTGGCTGGGTATCCTGCTGCTGATGGTTACCGTGGCAAGTATTTCGGCCTTTATCAATAATACACCAGTGGTGGCCATTTTTATTCCTATTCTGGCCGGTGCTGCCGCCACTTCCAATCACAGCCTTGGGAAAATGCTTATGCCCCTGTCCTATGCTTCGATGTTTGGGGGATTATGCACCCTGGTCGGGACCTCAACCAATATCCTGGTCAGCGGGGTGGCTGCCGATCATGGCCTTGAGCCTTTTGCCATGTTCGAGATGGCTAAGATGGGCCTGGTGCTTATGGCTGCGGGGGTGGTGTATATGATGACTGTTGGGATTCGCCTGATTCCTGATCGCGGAAATAGCGAAGGCCTGGTGAAGAAGTTTGGAATGGGCGACTATCTTACCGAGATTGTCTTGCTTCATAATGCCCCTTCCGCTGGAAAATCCATTTCAGAATCCCCGTTGGTTAAATCCCTTGAAATAGATATCCTTGAGGTGAATAAAAACGGCCAGCATTTTATTATGCCAAGCGGTGATATGTTGCTGGAGGAGGGCGATATCCTGAAGGTAAGGTGTGATGTTAGCAAAATTAAAGCCCTCAAGGAAAGACAAGGCATCGCCCTGAAAAGTGACTTTAAGTTTAGCGAAAAGAAAATGCGAGGGGGGGAAGGCGAAAAAGAAGAGGAGAAGTTAATCCTTGTGGAAGCTGTTATTGCCCCTAATAGCCATTTTGAAGGAAAGACGGTTAAGGAGCTGGGCTTTCGCCAGCGCTATGGCGCCACAGTGCTGGCCATTCGTCACCGTGGCGAGATTATGCGTGATAAGGTGGCCACAACGGTCCTACGTTCGGGCGATACCTTGCTGATCGAAGTAGACCACGAAAGACTTCCTAATTTGCAGCAGTTGCAATTGCGGGGGCGTAATACGTTTTTAATTGTTTCAGAGGTTGGGTTTCCCGAGTTCAGGAAGGATAAGATATACACCGTAATTTTTACCCTGGCAGCCATCATTGCCCTGGCTTCCTTTAACATTCTTCCCATCATGGTTGCTGCCCTGATTGGCTCCATGTTCCTGGTAGTAACCAATTGCATCAGTATGGAGGAAGCCTATACGGCCATCGACTGGAAGGTGATTTTCTTGCTGGCTGGGGCCATGAGCCTTGGGGTTGCCCTTGATAACAGCGGGGCGGCAATGCTGATCAGTGATTTACTAATTAACCTGGTGGGAGGCTGGGGGCCTACGGCTGTGCTTTCAATTCTTTTCCTCGTCACCACCCTGCTCACTTCGGCTATGAGCAATAATGCAAGTGCGGTCTTACTGGCCCCCATTGCTATCGCCACGGCGGTTTCACTAAACGTGGACCCCAGACCCATGCTGATGGCCATTACCTTTGCCGCTTCCTCAAGCTTTATGACCCCGGTGGGCTACCAAACCAATACGATGATTTATGGCGCCGGAAGATATAAATTCACCGATTTTATCCGGGTTGGAACACCACTTAATCTTATCTTCTGGTTTTTGGCCACCTGGTTGATACCGGTTTTTTTCCCATTTTAA
- a CDS encoding mechanosensitive ion channel domain-containing protein, producing MESIKSFFLSAKEFLQEPLFSLGKSTFTLSTILYLIISIYLLFFLTAKLKKLLADKILAKYNVDIGIRQAISTILRYVIVTLGLIIIIQTAGIDMSFVTVLAGALGVGIGFGLQNITNNFVSGIVILVERPVKIADRIEVITQSGERISGDVIDISARATTILTNDNIAIIVPNSNLITSAVINWSYNDKRVRFNFIVPVHYSENPELVKKVLLEVARENDGILKTPIPDVLLDEFGDSSINYILRVWTSRYIQKPGVLRSQLYYAIVKKFRENNITIPYPQMDLYLKEVPDGFIKAPKA from the coding sequence ATGGAAAGTATTAAAAGTTTCTTTTTGTCAGCAAAGGAATTCCTGCAAGAGCCCCTGTTTAGCCTTGGAAAATCAACCTTTACGCTTTCAACAATATTATACCTGATCATCTCCATTTATCTGCTGTTTTTTCTTACTGCCAAATTGAAGAAACTCCTGGCTGATAAAATCCTGGCCAAGTATAATGTAGATATCGGGATAAGGCAGGCCATCAGCACCATTCTAAGGTATGTCATCGTTACCCTGGGTCTTATCATCATCATTCAAACTGCGGGCATTGACATGAGCTTTGTAACGGTCCTTGCCGGAGCTCTTGGGGTAGGTATTGGTTTTGGCTTGCAGAACATTACCAATAATTTCGTGAGTGGGATTGTGATATTGGTGGAAAGACCTGTTAAAATTGCTGATCGTATTGAAGTCATTACGCAGTCAGGTGAAAGGATCTCGGGCGATGTAATCGATATATCTGCACGGGCTACCACTATTCTTACCAATGACAACATCGCCATCATTGTTCCCAATTCAAATTTAATCACTTCGGCTGTCATCAACTGGAGTTATAATGACAAGCGGGTCAGGTTTAATTTCATTGTTCCTGTTCACTATAGTGAAAACCCTGAATTGGTGAAAAAGGTACTGCTGGAGGTGGCCCGGGAGAATGACGGGATATTGAAGACGCCCATCCCTGACGTGTTGCTGGATGAATTTGGTGACAGTTCAATAAATTATATTTTAAGGGTTTGGACCTCCCGGTATATTCAGAAACCCGGTGTGCTGCGCAGCCAGTTGTATTATGCCATTGTGAAAAAGTTCAGGGAAAACAACATAACCATTCCATATCCTCAAATGGATCTGTATCTCAAAGAAGTTCCGGATGGATTCATTAAGGCCCCCAAAGCCTGA
- a CDS encoding potassium/proton antiporter, with the protein MILSIENILLIGSVLIFISVIASKTSLKTGIPILIVFLGVGMLAGSDGIGKIPFDNPQMAQWLGTTALTIILFSGGLDTKMESARKILRQGISLSVLGVLISAFSVGFLLHWILGINLLEGLLIGSIISSTDAAAVFSILRSRKTGLKGNLRPLLELESGSNDPMAYFLTITFVSLILNPEQIGFSLLLVFFQQMFLGAVIGYFLGRVMEFVTNRIKLDYEGLYPVMILAMMFFTYSITDFFNGNGFLAVYLSGIILGNKNFIHKKSVLRFFDGIAWMMQITMFLALGLLVFPSKVLPVMGTGLLIAGILIFIARPLSVFISLAFSRMPLRQRFFISWVGLRGAVPIVFATFPMVYGLQNSELIFHLVFFVVITSVLVQGTTLTLSARLFGVEDKTAKPSDYPLEKELIDQVKKDLMEVKITPGCRAANKSIVQLNFPRSALIVMIKREGLYLTPRGDTVLKPGDKLWVIAEDQEEVTNVMKSIGVTSYQKKQIDSEEQD; encoded by the coding sequence GTGATACTTTCCATTGAAAATATCCTGCTCATCGGATCCGTGCTGATTTTTATCAGCGTGATTGCCAGCAAAACTTCCCTGAAGACCGGGATCCCCATTTTGATTGTATTTCTTGGCGTTGGGATGCTTGCAGGATCCGACGGGATTGGGAAGATTCCTTTTGATAACCCTCAGATGGCTCAGTGGCTTGGGACTACGGCCTTGACCATCATCCTGTTTTCCGGGGGCCTTGACACGAAAATGGAGAGCGCCAGGAAAATTTTAAGGCAAGGCATATCCTTGAGTGTCCTGGGGGTTTTGATCTCGGCTTTTTCCGTAGGCTTTCTGCTGCACTGGATCCTTGGTATCAACCTGCTTGAAGGCCTGTTGATCGGGTCGATCATTTCCTCTACGGATGCTGCGGCTGTATTCTCCATTCTCCGTTCACGCAAGACCGGCCTGAAGGGCAACCTCAGGCCCCTGCTGGAACTGGAGTCAGGAAGCAATGACCCTATGGCCTATTTTCTCACCATAACCTTTGTTTCCCTGATCTTGAATCCTGAACAAATTGGGTTTTCACTGCTTCTTGTCTTTTTCCAGCAGATGTTCCTGGGGGCTGTCATTGGTTATTTCCTGGGAAGGGTCATGGAGTTTGTGACCAACCGGATCAAACTGGATTATGAAGGCTTGTATCCGGTCATGATTCTGGCCATGATGTTCTTTACCTATTCCATTACCGATTTTTTCAATGGCAACGGGTTCCTGGCCGTTTACCTTTCAGGGATCATCCTTGGGAACAAGAACTTCATTCACAAGAAATCTGTTCTGAGGTTTTTTGATGGGATAGCCTGGATGATGCAGATAACGATGTTTCTTGCGCTGGGCCTTCTTGTGTTTCCTTCCAAGGTATTGCCGGTGATGGGTACTGGCCTGCTAATTGCAGGCATCCTGATCTTTATTGCCCGCCCGCTGAGTGTCTTTATCAGCCTGGCCTTCTCCAGGATGCCCCTGAGGCAAAGGTTCTTTATCTCCTGGGTGGGACTCAGGGGAGCTGTGCCCATTGTTTTTGCCACTTTCCCAATGGTGTATGGATTGCAAAACTCCGAACTGATCTTCCACCTGGTCTTTTTTGTTGTAATCACTTCCGTCCTTGTGCAGGGCACCACCCTTACCCTCTCGGCAAGGCTATTTGGAGTGGAAGACAAGACGGCGAAGCCCAGCGACTATCCCCTGGAAAAAGAACTGATCGACCAGGTGAAGAAAGACCTGATGGAGGTTAAGATCACCCCAGGGTGCCGTGCCGCCAATAAATCCATCGTACAGCTTAACTTTCCCCGATCCGCTTTGATCGTAATGATTAAAAGGGAAGGCCTCTACCTGACCCCGAGGGGGGATACGGTGCTTAAACCCGGCGACAAGCTCTGGGTCATTGCCGAAGACCAGGAAGAAGTCACCAATGTAATGAAAAGCATTGGAGTCACCTCTTATCAAAAAAAACAAATTGATTCGGAAGAACAGGATTGA